The following are from one region of the Penaeus vannamei isolate JL-2024 chromosome 28, ASM4276789v1, whole genome shotgun sequence genome:
- the LOC138866961 gene encoding 1-aminocyclopropane-1-carboxylate synthase-like protein 1, with translation MGESAKDRREDPAGVLSRRGAITANYEDFLTQYLTCASANPYHPVTNPEGIINLGTAVNRLMEEELSERLRRGDALSYSPSYQHYYDFDGTRELKGALIGFLGRHFLPAKDIGEDEIVVLNGVTSCLDALSHALCDPGDVIITPTPVYARMFTDVHDRAGAAVLPLVLRQEVSPDILLQQKEKIALMASLAQLPTRIYIKTGWDYLCSCTLM, from the exons ATGGGAGAGAGCGCGAAGGATCGCCGCGAGGACCCCGCCGGTGTCCTTTCCAGGAGAGGCGCCATCACGGCCAACTACGAGGATTTCCTGACCCAGTATTTGACCTGCGCCAGCGCCAACCCCTACCACCCGGTCACCAATCCCGAG GGCATCATCAACCTGGGCACGGCCGTGAACCGCCTGATGGAGGAGGAGCTGTCTGAGCGCCTGCGAAGAGGAGACGCGCTCTCCTATTCGCCGTCGTACCAGCACTACTACGACTTCGATGGGACGCGGGAGCTGAAGGGAGCGCTCATAGGATTCCTCGGGAGGCACTTCCTCCCCGCCAAGGACATCGGCGAGGACGAG atcgTCGTGCTGAACGGAGTGACGTCATGCCTCGACGCCTTAAGCCACGCCCTTTGCGACCCTGGTGACGTCATAATCACACCCACTCCCGTGTACGCCCGCATGTTCACGGACGTCCACGATCGGGCGGGGGCGGCGGTGTTGCCCCTCGTGCTGCGTCAGGAGGTGAGCCCGGACATTCTGTTGCAGCAGAAGGAAAAGATTGCTCTGATGGCT AGTTTAGctcagttgccaactaggatttacATCAAGACGGGATGGGACTACTTGTGTTCATGTACCTTGATGTGA